ATTGTGGCAGGCTTAATGTTAGGTGCAGGATATTTTTTAGCTGAATTTATTTACCCTTTGCCAGCAGATGTTGCAGAAGAGTATTTAAATACCTTTGTAACTGAAGATTTTGAAAACATGGTTAAATTTCATCATTCAGGATTTGAAAGACCATCAGCTGAGCGATTAACTGACTCTTTTAATGATTTCAGTAATAATTTCAGTTTATTTGAGATTGAATTAGTGGAATTTGATTCTTTAGAAGAGTCTCTCTTTGAAGCTGAGTACCAGGTTGAGATTAATTATATCAGTGAATTTTTTGAAGATATAAATATTGACTTTGTAATGGAGTTATCTAGAGATGGTATCCTGGATTGGAAAGTTCACTGGAATGACTATCTTCCATTACCTGAATATGGCCTGGAAGCTTCTTATGATAGAAGACGGCTTTATCCTGAAAGAGGGAGTATTTATGATAGAAATGGAGAATTATTAGCTGGCGGTGGATCAGTAATAAATATTGGAATTCAGCCAGGTCGAGTTGAAGATCCAGAGTTATTGCACGAAACACTTTATGAAGAACTTGTTCTTTCAGAAGAATATTTAACAGGAGAATACCAGGCAGAGGGTGTACAGGATCACTGGTTTGTCCCTGTAGCTACTGTATCTGAATCAGAATTTGCTGAATTAGACCCAATTCTTCGCCCAATTCCAGGTATTTTTTTTAGGAGACAGGATAGTAGAGTTTATCCATATGATACGACAGTTGGCCATATTACAGGTTATTTAGGCGAAGTAACAGCAGAGATGATTGATTATTATCCTGAAAGGGATTATCAGGCTGGAGAAAGAGTAGGAAGAAGTGGTCTGGAGATTGGTCAGGAAGAAATTCTTAGAGGAAAGCCAGGTTATGAATTTTATATAGAAACAGAAGGTGACCGGGAATTATTCAGGCAATTAACAGCAGTTGATGGAGAGGATATCAATATCTCGCTGGATATTTCATTACAGAATGAAGCTGTAGATATACTGGCAGGGGAGAGGGCTTCATTAGTTTTATTAGATGCAAATTCCGGGGAAATAATTGTTCTTGCCTCTACACCAGGTTTTGATCCTAATGAGTTTGTACAGGGGATTAGTGGCTCCAGATGGTCACAATTAACGACTGATCCAGATAGGCCATTATTTAATCGGGCAACTCAGGGCCGTTACCCTCCAGGTTCTACCTTTAAAATATTAACTGCTGCTGCAGCTTTAAATGAAGGAATTTACGAGCTGGATAGCGAATTTAATGATCAAGGAGAACTGACAGTTGAAGGTAATATTATTAGAAATTTTGAGAGAGAAGTTTTTAATCAACATACTTTAGAGGATGCAGTTGTCCGTTCAATCAATACTACAATGGCTAAAGTTGGACTGGAATTAGGTGCTGAAGAGCTGGAAAATTATTTTAATAGTTTTAGCCTGTCATCAGCTCCAGACCTTGGCTTACCTTTACAGGCAGGTCAAATCGGAAATCCAGGCAGAAGTCAGGTCGGTTTGGCCTGGTCAGCAATTGGACAGGATCAGGTATTGATCTCACCACTCCATATGGCAAAACTATTTATTCCCTTTGCTAATAATGGGTATGCTCCAGAAGTTACATTAATGATAGATGACTATGGTTATGAGATGGATCAGGTGATATCTGAAGAGACAGCTGAGAGTTTACAGGGAGCATTAAGAAAAGTTGTAACTGATGGCACAGGCCGCCAGGTGGATCTTGATGGCATTAATATTTACGGGAAGACCGGCACAGCTGAAATAACAGGAAGAGACCCTCATGCCTGGTTTGCCGGTTTTATTGAAGACTTTCAGGATAGAGATTTAGCATTTGCATTATTAGTTGAAGAAGGTGGGGTGGGGGGACGTGTTGCCGCTCCGCTGGTTAGGGAATTTTTTGAAAGAGTTATTGAAACTGGCTTAATAGAAGAATTGGATGAACTGGATTAAAATTCTAATAAGGAGAGTGAAAAAATGGCAAAGATAATCGTTCCATTAGCCCGAGGATTTGAAGAGGTTGAAGCGGTGACTGTAATTGATCTTTTGAGAAGAGCAGATATTGAAGTTGTTGTTGCAGGTTTAACAGAGACAGATGTAATGGGAGCCCATGGCCTAATAATTCAAGCAGATCAGCGGTTTAAAAATATCAACTGGCGGGTATTTGATGGGATTGTCTTGCCAGGTGGAATGCCAGGTGCTGAAAATTTGAGGCAGGATAAAAATATTATCTCTTTAGTTCAGGAATTTGATGCCAGAGATAAACTTGTTGCTGCAATCTGTGCAGCTCCAATTGTACTCAAGGGTGCAGGAATTTTAGACGGTAAGAAATTAACTTCTTATCCTGAATTTGCAGATGAATTTGTTAGATATGATTACCTTGAAGACCCGGTTGTAATTGATGATAATATAATAACCTCAAGAGGGCCTGGAACAGCCATGAATTTTGCTCTGTCAATTATTGAATACTTAAAAGGAGAAGAAGAAAGAGTTAAACATGAAGAAAACCTATTATATAAACTCTAAATATAATTAAGATCTAAACTTGAATAATATATTAAAGATAAACGGCCTCTATCCCCGAAATTCGAGAATAGAGGCCGTTTGATTTCTATTTTTAGATTTGATATAAGAGTTCATAATAATCAGTGAGCATTCTTTCAGCAGAAAAACGATCATGGGTCATCTTTATACTATATTGCATCATCATTAACCATCTTTCTCTATCTTCATAATAGGTTGGAATAATTTGATCTAAGAGAACATGATATAGCCCAAAGAGATCATGTTCATCCTGGCCATTACCAACATAGGCATCTCCAAATTGCCAGCCATTAATACCATGCTGACAGCTTTCATTCCACCAGCCATCTAAAGTACTGAAATTAAGAACACCATTCATGGCGGCTTTCATTCCAGAAGTACCTGAAGCTTCCATAGGACGACGAGGATTATTTAGCCAGACATCGGCGCCTCTGGTCATCATTCGACCAGTTTTAATATTATAATCTTCAAGATAAGTTACACTCTGTGGGTATTCCTTTGAGATTTCAACTATTTTTGTAATGATATCTTTCCCCT
The Halonatronomonas betaini genome window above contains:
- a CDS encoding DJ-1 family glyoxalase III, translated to MAKIIVPLARGFEEVEAVTVIDLLRRADIEVVVAGLTETDVMGAHGLIIQADQRFKNINWRVFDGIVLPGGMPGAENLRQDKNIISLVQEFDARDKLVAAICAAPIVLKGAGILDGKKLTSYPEFADEFVRYDYLEDPVVIDDNIITSRGPGTAMNFALSIIEYLKGEEERVKHEENLLYKL
- a CDS encoding peptidoglycan D,D-transpeptidase FtsI family protein, with the translated sequence MRLAIIIIIVAGLMLGAGYFLAEFIYPLPADVAEEYLNTFVTEDFENMVKFHHSGFERPSAERLTDSFNDFSNNFSLFEIELVEFDSLEESLFEAEYQVEINYISEFFEDINIDFVMELSRDGILDWKVHWNDYLPLPEYGLEASYDRRRLYPERGSIYDRNGELLAGGGSVINIGIQPGRVEDPELLHETLYEELVLSEEYLTGEYQAEGVQDHWFVPVATVSESEFAELDPILRPIPGIFFRRQDSRVYPYDTTVGHITGYLGEVTAEMIDYYPERDYQAGERVGRSGLEIGQEEILRGKPGYEFYIETEGDRELFRQLTAVDGEDINISLDISLQNEAVDILAGERASLVLLDANSGEIIVLASTPGFDPNEFVQGISGSRWSQLTTDPDRPLFNRATQGRYPPGSTFKILTAAAALNEGIYELDSEFNDQGELTVEGNIIRNFEREVFNQHTLEDAVVRSINTTMAKVGLELGAEELENYFNSFSLSSAPDLGLPLQAGQIGNPGRSQVGLAWSAIGQDQVLISPLHMAKLFIPFANNGYAPEVTLMIDDYGYEMDQVISEETAESLQGALRKVVTDGTGRQVDLDGINIYGKTGTAEITGRDPHAWFAGFIEDFQDRDLAFALLVEEGGVGGRVAAPLVREFFERVIETGLIEELDELD